A single Streptomyces sp. Edi2 DNA region contains:
- a CDS encoding CPBP family glutamic-type intramembrane protease, which yields MTTAAGRAVPDGSRQRRSVSTFTPVGWRPEPRQLMAAATVAAFAVGLWTVGSGALRVVAVLLVAEAVLMGLPWRVPRGGRSGASIWAETLAGLVAPLGALALTAYTAPQWLTRTGEWWWFAVALAVGAGLVVLSGLRPAGLFTGELAFVLGPTPRSHGSARAFAGAVGAVGEEILFRAPVLMVADPALLGLLAATAFVAQHHIQPGANRRGTVRSTAVEIAGAVALLALTLASQSVYPALLAHLVNNIPQIVIELQRENEDRSWS from the coding sequence ATGACCACGGCTGCCGGCCGGGCGGTGCCCGACGGGAGCCGGCAACGCCGCTCCGTCTCCACCTTCACACCGGTCGGCTGGCGGCCCGAGCCCCGGCAACTGATGGCCGCCGCCACGGTGGCGGCCTTTGCCGTTGGGCTGTGGACCGTGGGCTCGGGTGCCCTGCGGGTGGTGGCCGTCCTGCTGGTGGCCGAAGCCGTGCTGATGGGCCTGCCGTGGCGGGTGCCGCGGGGCGGGCGCAGCGGCGCGAGCATCTGGGCGGAGACGCTGGCCGGACTGGTGGCCCCGCTGGGCGCGCTGGCGCTCACCGCGTACACGGCTCCCCAGTGGCTCACCCGGACCGGGGAGTGGTGGTGGTTCGCCGTGGCGCTCGCCGTCGGCGCCGGGCTGGTCGTGCTGAGCGGGCTGCGTCCGGCCGGGCTGTTCACCGGTGAACTCGCCTTCGTGCTGGGGCCCACTCCGCGCTCCCACGGCAGCGCCCGCGCCTTCGCGGGCGCGGTGGGCGCCGTCGGGGAGGAGATCCTTTTCCGCGCTCCCGTGCTGATGGTGGCGGACCCGGCGCTGCTGGGGCTGCTGGCGGCGACGGCCTTCGTGGCGCAGCACCACATCCAGCCGGGCGCCAACCGGCGCGGCACGGTCCGCTCCACCGCGGTGGAGATCGCCGGGGCCGTGGCGCTGCTCGCACTGACCCTGGCCTCGCAGTCGGTCTACCCGGCCCTGCTCGCCCACCTCGTCAACAACATCCCTCAGATCGTCATCGAACTACAGCGCGAGAACGAGGACAGGAGCTGGTCGTGA
- the asnB gene encoding asparagine synthase (glutamine-hydrolyzing), whose translation MCGLSGIARVDGRALTGAADSQLQRMVQAIAHRGPDGEASYRSGPVGFGFVRLSLVDVAGGDQPLRTEDDDLVLIANGEIYNHEELAATLPSGTRLRTRSDCEVLLHLYRRDGLRFLDKVRGMFSLALYDRTRGRLLLARDRFGIKPVFYHQNAERVVFGSEVKALFEDPACPRELDWGRALRDQAMTRAPAFDESPAHSWFKDIELAPAGCVVSFDLRSGERSTHRYWSFPEFDSTGGASEEELVRRYGELLSSAVADCEMADVEIGLFLSGGIDSAAVAALASGKPQTFTALNGSTLANGDSEWGHRTAGILGLTNHQILFRTDSVPGAEEWKRFLWLMQTPLAGPEAFYKHEMYRYVRDRTPHIKAMLLGGGADEFNGGYSKGIAGGGEWPDFLDNLDRMAVRRDQYRSPELGAWWDVPGLPLVKSSVLRDAAGRPAHEPYEALFRWKYRDVQQYNCWHEDRSAAGNGIEARVPFLDHRLIELVAAVPRALRPRLIWDKQILRRSLVGHLPDELVHRPKGPFFYGEGVRHTYRAFGAMLAQDGGRLLEEALSGPGAREFLDADNLRATLRQLQANPSSGHVEFLLSAVNLGLLEQMAASLPAPHVQVAKAPVPQSVPVGDWDTDAEKIEAEVVRRPPVDPRTRAAVAENVLLLKDPAEPSVWYVIIDGEIEYVLDEDELPEWSAVLRALDGERTIGEVLDGLGHSLETVHEELADAIDLGIVVTVEAAP comes from the coding sequence ATGTGTGGGCTGAGCGGAATCGCTCGCGTGGACGGAAGGGCGCTGACCGGCGCCGCGGACTCCCAGCTCCAGCGAATGGTTCAGGCCATAGCGCACCGCGGCCCCGACGGTGAGGCCTCCTACCGTTCGGGCCCGGTCGGATTCGGCTTCGTACGGTTGTCGTTGGTCGACGTGGCCGGCGGTGACCAGCCGCTGCGGACCGAGGACGACGACCTGGTTCTGATCGCCAACGGCGAGATCTACAACCACGAGGAACTGGCCGCCACGCTCCCGAGCGGCACGCGGCTGCGGACCCGCTCGGACTGCGAGGTGCTGCTCCACCTCTACCGCCGTGACGGGCTGCGCTTCCTGGACAAGGTGCGCGGGATGTTCTCCCTCGCCCTCTACGACCGCACCCGGGGCCGGCTGCTGCTGGCCCGCGACCGGTTCGGCATCAAGCCCGTCTTCTACCACCAGAACGCCGAGCGGGTCGTCTTCGGCTCGGAGGTCAAGGCGCTCTTCGAGGACCCCGCCTGCCCCCGTGAGCTGGACTGGGGGCGCGCGCTGCGCGACCAGGCCATGACGCGTGCGCCGGCGTTCGACGAGAGCCCGGCCCACTCCTGGTTCAAGGACATCGAGCTCGCCCCGGCCGGCTGTGTGGTCTCCTTCGACCTGCGTTCCGGCGAGCGCTCGACCCACCGCTACTGGTCGTTCCCCGAATTCGACTCCACCGGCGGCGCGTCCGAGGAAGAGCTGGTGCGCCGCTACGGCGAGCTGCTGTCCTCCGCGGTGGCCGACTGCGAGATGGCCGACGTCGAGATCGGCCTCTTCCTCAGCGGCGGAATCGACTCCGCCGCGGTGGCCGCACTGGCCTCCGGCAAGCCCCAGACCTTCACCGCGCTGAACGGCAGCACCCTCGCCAACGGCGACTCCGAATGGGGGCACCGCACGGCCGGGATTCTGGGACTGACGAATCATCAGATCCTTTTCCGCACCGATTCCGTCCCCGGTGCGGAGGAGTGGAAGCGGTTCCTGTGGCTGATGCAGACGCCGCTGGCCGGTCCCGAGGCGTTCTACAAGCACGAGATGTATCGCTACGTCCGTGACCGGACGCCGCATATCAAAGCCATGCTGCTGGGCGGCGGGGCCGATGAATTCAACGGCGGTTACTCCAAGGGCATCGCGGGCGGCGGTGAATGGCCCGATTTCCTGGACAACCTGGACCGTATGGCGGTCCGCCGGGACCAGTACCGCAGCCCCGAACTGGGTGCCTGGTGGGACGTCCCCGGCCTGCCGCTGGTCAAGTCCTCGGTGCTGCGCGACGCCGCCGGCCGCCCGGCCCACGAGCCGTACGAGGCGCTGTTCCGCTGGAAGTACCGCGATGTGCAGCAGTACAACTGCTGGCACGAGGACCGGTCGGCGGCCGGCAACGGCATCGAGGCCCGGGTGCCGTTCCTGGACCACCGCCTCATCGAGCTGGTGGCCGCGGTGCCCCGGGCGCTGCGCCCCCGCCTGATCTGGGACAAGCAGATTCTGCGGCGTTCCCTGGTCGGCCACCTTCCCGACGAGCTGGTGCACCGCCCCAAGGGCCCCTTCTTCTACGGGGAGGGCGTCCGGCACACCTACCGCGCGTTCGGCGCCATGCTCGCCCAGGACGGCGGCCGGCTGCTGGAGGAGGCGCTGAGCGGACCCGGCGCCCGGGAGTTCCTGGACGCGGACAACCTGCGGGCCACGCTGCGTCAGCTGCAGGCCAATCCCTCCTCCGGGCACGTGGAGTTCCTGCTCTCGGCGGTCAACCTCGGCCTGTTGGAGCAGATGGCCGCCTCGCTGCCCGCCCCGCACGTCCAGGTGGCCAAGGCGCCCGTGCCGCAGTCGGTGCCGGTGGGCGACTGGGACACCGACGCGGAGAAGATCGAGGCGGAGGTCGTACGGCGGCCTCCCGTCGACCCGCGGACCCGCGCGGCGGTCGCGGAGAACGTGCTGCTGCTCAAGGACCCCGCCGAACCGTCGGTGTGGTACGTGATCATCGACGGCGAGATCGAGTACGTCCTGGACGAGGACGAGCTGCCCGAGTGGTCCGCCGTGCTGCGGGCGCTGGACGGTGAGCGCACGATCGGCGAGGTCCTCGACGGGCTCGGGCACAGCCTGGAGACCGTGCACGAAGAGCTCGCCGACGCCATCGACCTGGGGATCGTGGTGACCGTGGAGGCGGCGCCATGA
- a CDS encoding HAD family phosphatase, which translates to MASNPALSAAFPLPIELEAIVFDCDGLLLDTETCWSRAEGALFRAHGREFGLAEKQLVIGKTVEGVGEVMADYFGRPGEGELLSAELLEGVRRELADGVAALPGAADLVRACAERLPVAVASNSPRSLLETALGSSGLADLLPLSFAADEVAAPKPAPDLYLTACRALGADPASCVAFEDSHTGIRAARAAGLHLVTVPSLAGQELDHDWLLDSLADPQLQAWARALRPAVAPAAHRPS; encoded by the coding sequence TTGGCCAGCAACCCGGCTCTTTCGGCCGCTTTTCCGCTGCCCATCGAGCTCGAAGCGATCGTATTCGACTGCGACGGGCTTCTTTTGGACACGGAAACCTGCTGGTCACGCGCGGAGGGCGCGCTCTTCCGTGCGCACGGGCGCGAATTCGGCCTGGCCGAAAAGCAACTTGTCATCGGCAAGACCGTGGAGGGCGTCGGCGAGGTGATGGCCGATTACTTCGGGCGTCCCGGCGAGGGTGAGCTGCTCTCCGCCGAGCTGCTGGAGGGCGTGCGCCGGGAGCTGGCCGACGGGGTGGCCGCGCTGCCCGGGGCCGCTGACCTGGTACGGGCCTGTGCCGAGCGGCTGCCCGTCGCCGTCGCCAGCAATAGCCCCCGGTCGCTGCTGGAGACCGCGCTGGGGAGCTCCGGCCTGGCCGATCTGCTGCCGCTCTCGTTCGCGGCCGACGAGGTGGCGGCTCCCAAACCCGCCCCCGACCTCTATCTCACCGCCTGCCGGGCGCTCGGCGCCGACCCCGCCTCCTGTGTCGCCTTCGAGGACTCCCACACGGGCATCCGCGCGGCCCGCGCCGCGGGGCTCCACCTGGTCACCGTGCCCTCGCTGGCCGGCCAGGAGCTGGACCACGACTGGCTGCTGGACTCCCTGGCCGACCCCCAACTCCAGGCGTGGGCCCGTGCCCTGCGACCGGCGGTCGCCCCCGCCGCCCACCGACCATCCTGA
- a CDS encoding 2OG-Fe dioxygenase family protein: MPIGTQGFTVFDLPAVPTELLDSYDDLPVDDYMGNGTRFKRFSQYRLSPAEGDAWNFALLPHRDYTALKKFNKAAGGIRRTYEPVKADFTGLISRGIAGIGLDRGEDWQINVHQNRTRAEAGRPGPLTPEGVHHDGHEFVMIAVLRRQDVGGGETRLWKPGADEPFWSGTLEAGQAVLLDDKAIAHDVTDVVAAGDRPGHRDIVIVAFSRWQHKWYGDEHDSVALSEDAG, encoded by the coding sequence ATGCCGATCGGCACCCAGGGATTCACCGTCTTCGATCTGCCCGCCGTCCCCACGGAACTCCTGGACAGCTACGACGACCTTCCGGTCGACGACTACATGGGCAACGGCACACGCTTCAAACGGTTCTCGCAGTACCGGCTGTCCCCCGCCGAGGGCGACGCCTGGAACTTCGCGCTGCTGCCGCACCGGGACTACACGGCGCTCAAGAAGTTCAACAAGGCCGCCGGCGGCATCCGCCGGACCTATGAGCCCGTCAAGGCCGACTTCACCGGCCTGATCTCCCGGGGCATCGCCGGTATCGGCCTCGACCGCGGCGAGGACTGGCAGATCAATGTGCACCAGAACCGCACCCGGGCCGAGGCCGGCCGCCCCGGGCCGCTGACGCCCGAGGGCGTGCACCACGACGGCCACGAGTTCGTGATGATCGCCGTACTGCGCCGGCAGGACGTGGGCGGCGGCGAGACCCGGCTGTGGAAGCCCGGCGCCGACGAGCCCTTCTGGAGCGGGACGCTCGAGGCGGGCCAGGCCGTACTCCTCGACGACAAGGCCATCGCCCACGACGTGACCGACGTCGTGGCGGCCGGTGACCGGCCCGGACACCGGGACATCGTGATCGTCGCGTTCTCGCGCTGGCAGCACAAGTGGTACGGCGACGAGCACGACTCCGTCGCGCTGTCCGAGGACGCCGGCTGA
- a CDS encoding iron-containing redox enzyme family protein, translated as MPENWKARLAEGPLSAVRALESCTAGELTLLTENYAFRGALAAACKELTGRAYAGKDRAALADMHELLALIYDRDFSGVVIAEVDHERTPLLRDVAAILEAAMLGEETARIDEETVTGYPRSGTDYVRWLKNLVNDHPAGRHPLYHEHIEQRGSREDLRLLLAQETSLDPRFDDILASMQMGRTGGEKMEIAANYWDEMGNGDAEQVHTSLFSQALDSIGADPAFIRDSFMLEAGICGNLSACLGLARRHYFKAVGYFGVTEYLAPRRFRCVVDTWRRLGLHEVGITYHDLHIGIDAGHASGWFKNVVAPLVDGDALIGRDIALGAMIRLNTSQDYLDELLRRMQDRSPVAVGAKA; from the coding sequence ATGCCTGAGAACTGGAAAGCCCGGCTCGCCGAGGGTCCGCTGTCCGCGGTGCGCGCCCTGGAGTCCTGTACCGCCGGCGAACTGACCCTGCTCACCGAGAACTACGCCTTCCGCGGCGCGCTGGCCGCCGCCTGCAAGGAGCTCACCGGGCGCGCCTACGCCGGCAAGGACCGCGCCGCGCTCGCCGACATGCACGAACTCCTCGCCCTCATCTACGACCGGGACTTCTCCGGCGTGGTCATCGCCGAGGTCGACCACGAACGCACGCCCCTTCTGCGCGATGTCGCCGCGATCCTGGAAGCGGCCATGCTGGGTGAGGAAACCGCCCGCATCGACGAGGAGACCGTCACCGGCTACCCGCGGTCCGGCACGGACTACGTCCGCTGGCTGAAGAACCTCGTCAACGACCACCCGGCCGGCCGGCACCCGCTCTACCACGAGCACATCGAGCAGCGGGGCTCGCGGGAGGACCTGCGGCTGCTGCTCGCCCAGGAGACCAGCCTCGACCCGCGCTTCGACGACATCCTCGCCTCGATGCAGATGGGCCGGACCGGCGGCGAGAAGATGGAGATAGCCGCCAACTACTGGGACGAGATGGGTAACGGCGACGCCGAGCAGGTCCACACCAGCCTCTTCTCCCAGGCCCTGGACTCCATCGGCGCCGACCCGGCCTTCATCCGGGACAGCTTCATGCTGGAGGCCGGGATCTGCGGAAACCTCTCCGCCTGCCTCGGTCTCGCCCGCCGGCACTACTTCAAGGCCGTGGGCTACTTCGGCGTGACGGAGTACCTGGCGCCCCGCCGCTTCCGCTGCGTGGTCGACACCTGGCGCAGACTGGGCCTGCACGAGGTCGGCATCACCTACCACGACCTGCACATCGGCATCGACGCCGGGCACGCCTCCGGCTGGTTCAAGAACGTCGTGGCGCCGCTGGTGGACGGCGACGCCCTGATCGGCCGGGACATCGCCCTGGGTGCCATGATCAGGCTCAACACCTCACAGGACTACCTCGACGAACTGCTGCGGCGGATGCAGGACCGGTCCCCCGTCGCGGTCGGCGCCAAAGCCTGA
- the dapF gene encoding diaminopimelate epimerase gives MPPPLPPPRRDMADGHDFVKYEALGNDYLVIAPAAGQVAPTPENIRLICDRHYGPGADGVLYGPLPEEHGFGLRTFNSDGTECEQSGNGLRIFGRYLHDHGWTGEPEFTVRTPAGPVTVQLVDQAPGPDAPAAASSGPDHTAGGAPVRVSMGRASLDSELIGATGPRREMLRETLPAAGREWTATCVFLGNPHCVLPLDGTEVTEELARHVGPVLAGHDRFPGRINVQLMEVGAADRIRIETYERGAGYTLASGSSACAAAVAAHTLGLTGPEVTVEMPGGRLAVGISDAGEVTLTGPARPVVAGRWTPAFRRRLAS, from the coding sequence GTGCCACCACCCCTTCCGCCCCCTCGCCGCGACATGGCGGACGGCCATGACTTCGTGAAGTACGAGGCCCTGGGCAACGACTACTTGGTGATCGCGCCGGCCGCCGGCCAGGTGGCGCCGACACCGGAGAACATCCGGCTGATCTGCGACCGCCACTACGGTCCCGGTGCCGACGGAGTCCTCTACGGCCCGCTCCCCGAGGAGCACGGTTTCGGGCTGCGCACCTTCAACTCCGACGGCACCGAATGCGAGCAGAGCGGCAACGGGCTGCGCATTTTCGGCCGTTACCTCCACGACCACGGCTGGACCGGGGAACCGGAGTTCACCGTCCGCACCCCGGCCGGGCCGGTCACCGTGCAACTGGTGGACCAGGCCCCGGGCCCGGACGCACCGGCCGCCGCCTCCTCCGGCCCGGACCACACCGCAGGCGGTGCCCCCGTACGCGTCTCCATGGGGCGGGCGTCGCTGGACAGCGAGCTGATCGGTGCCACCGGTCCGCGCCGGGAGATGCTGCGCGAAACCCTCCCGGCGGCGGGCCGCGAGTGGACGGCCACCTGTGTCTTCCTGGGCAACCCGCACTGCGTCCTCCCGCTGGACGGCACCGAGGTGACCGAGGAGCTGGCCCGGCACGTGGGCCCCGTGCTCGCCGGCCACGACCGCTTCCCCGGGCGCATCAACGTCCAGCTCATGGAGGTAGGCGCCGCCGACCGCATCCGCATCGAGACCTACGAGCGGGGCGCCGGCTACACGCTCGCCTCGGGCAGCAGCGCCTGTGCGGCGGCCGTCGCCGCCCACACCCTCGGGCTGACCGGCCCCGAGGTCACCGTCGAGATGCCCGGCGGCCGGCTCGCCGTCGGCATCTCCGACGCCGGCGAGGTCACCCTCACCGGTCCGGCCCGGCCCGTCGTGGCCGGCCGGTGGACCCCGGCATTCCGCAGGCGGCTGGCCTCATGA
- a CDS encoding pyridoxal phosphate-dependent aminotransferase gives MTTITMRQWYFDEAHGHYDIDLGDSYVGGSRLSDHALPADCLLDYGNNRGTAPLRHLVAGLYGRDVSHIGITHGGQEALYLLYRTLLSAGDHAVIFTPGWQQAEPVLTRAGCRVDAVGTTADGRPDIAAALRRIGPRTRAVVLNSPCNPTGRKVTADGIKELAEALRGHGGHLILDEEYVADLGADSWVGAYEHAVSVSSVSKVYGVPGLRVGWMCGPPEVVDAAMQYKHFTTVTNSVVLEQLATGILERREEHVRRYRQLITDGQQMLERWAARHRGTLRMWQPEGTPYAWLHTPGLPSSLEFCREVLRRERVLLMPAEVFGTEHGLRLTFARQPDVLAEGLRRIDAVLAGHPTAAGSGTHTESREQQ, from the coding sequence ATGACCACGATCACCATGCGCCAGTGGTACTTCGACGAGGCCCACGGCCACTACGACATCGACCTCGGCGACAGCTATGTGGGCGGCAGCCGCCTGTCCGACCACGCCCTGCCCGCCGACTGCCTCCTCGACTACGGCAACAACCGGGGGACCGCCCCGCTGCGCCACCTCGTGGCCGGCCTCTACGGCCGCGACGTGTCCCACATAGGCATCACCCACGGCGGGCAGGAAGCCCTCTACCTCCTCTACCGCACCCTGCTGTCCGCAGGCGACCACGCCGTGATCTTCACCCCCGGCTGGCAGCAGGCGGAGCCGGTGCTGACCCGCGCCGGATGCCGGGTGGACGCCGTCGGCACCACCGCCGACGGCCGCCCGGACATCGCCGCGGCGCTGCGCAGGATCGGCCCCCGCACGAGGGCCGTGGTGCTCAACTCGCCCTGCAATCCGACCGGCCGGAAGGTCACCGCCGACGGCATCAAGGAGTTGGCCGAGGCGCTGCGGGGGCACGGCGGCCATCTGATCCTCGACGAGGAGTACGTCGCCGATCTCGGCGCCGACTCCTGGGTCGGGGCGTACGAACACGCCGTCTCCGTGTCCAGCGTCTCCAAGGTCTACGGGGTCCCGGGCCTGCGCGTCGGCTGGATGTGCGGCCCGCCCGAGGTCGTGGACGCGGCCATGCAGTACAAGCACTTCACCACCGTCACCAACTCGGTGGTCCTGGAGCAGCTGGCCACCGGGATCCTGGAGCGCCGCGAGGAGCATGTGCGGCGCTACCGGCAGCTGATCACCGATGGCCAACAGATGCTGGAGCGCTGGGCCGCCCGGCACCGCGGCACGCTGCGGATGTGGCAGCCGGAGGGCACCCCGTACGCCTGGCTGCACACCCCCGGCCTGCCGTCCTCGCTGGAGTTCTGCCGCGAGGTGCTGCGCCGGGAGCGCGTGCTGCTGATGCCGGCCGAGGTGTTCGGCACCGAGCACGGCCTCCGCCTCACCTTCGCCCGGCAGCCGGACGTCCTGGCCGAGGGCCTGCGGCGCATCGACGCCGTACTGGCCGGCCACCCCACCGCCGCCGGGAGCGGCACCCACACCGAGAGCAGGGAGCAACAATGA
- a CDS encoding PIG-L deacetylase family protein: protein MTAPLEEMPTDWSRGLALVAHPDDIEYAMGPAVITWTGSGKEIAYVLASRGEAGIDGCDPEKARPLREREQRASSAVAGVTSVDFLDHPDGLITDSVALRREFATAIRRHRPEVVLTVNHHEHWRGVSWNTSDHRVVGRAALDAVVDAGNRYVFTEDGLDPWEGVRWMAVAGSPYPTHAVEVAGAEDRAVEAVLQHRAYLEALTDEDPESYARGLLRRNMARAGALFHDRDAVAFQLFERDAYRVKDGVTHYR, encoded by the coding sequence ATGACGGCACCGCTCGAGGAGATGCCCACCGACTGGTCGCGCGGACTGGCGCTGGTGGCACACCCCGACGACATCGAATACGCCATGGGTCCGGCGGTGATCACCTGGACCGGCAGCGGCAAGGAGATCGCCTACGTCCTGGCCAGCCGCGGCGAGGCCGGCATCGACGGCTGCGACCCGGAGAAGGCCAGGCCGCTGCGGGAACGGGAGCAGCGCGCGAGCTCGGCGGTCGCCGGGGTGACCTCGGTCGACTTCCTGGACCACCCGGACGGGCTGATCACGGACTCGGTGGCGCTGCGCCGGGAGTTCGCCACCGCCATCCGCCGCCACCGGCCCGAAGTGGTGCTCACGGTCAACCACCACGAGCACTGGCGCGGCGTCTCCTGGAACACCTCGGACCACCGGGTCGTCGGCCGGGCCGCGCTGGACGCCGTCGTCGACGCCGGCAACCGCTATGTCTTCACCGAGGACGGCCTCGACCCCTGGGAAGGCGTGCGGTGGATGGCCGTCGCCGGCTCCCCGTACCCCACGCACGCCGTGGAGGTCGCGGGCGCCGAGGACCGCGCCGTCGAGGCGGTGCTCCAGCACCGGGCCTATCTGGAAGCGCTCACCGACGAGGACCCGGAGAGCTACGCCCGGGGGCTCCTGCGGCGCAACATGGCCAGGGCGGGCGCGCTCTTCCACGACCGTGACGCGGTCGCGTTCCAGCTCTTCGAGCGCGACGCCTACCGCGTCAAGGACGGAGTCACCCACTACCGCTGA
- a CDS encoding ATP-grasp domain-containing protein, whose translation MHLAFVDSNPPALQAIRLAKSAGHRVTYLQSAHTQYPLTDANLALVSSVDRLVDGLVTTDHEVVTAALAECHAAHPIDFVTTQHEMSAEAVAAACRALGLRGTSPQAVLIARRKDRTRAALQAAGLASAHFATATDEAAALAAAERIGYPVVFKPPSGAAGLLACVVHDAAEARSAWQRLQRGLDAVPEDWRGQFRRGVLIEEFLVGELVSVEIGARDGRFFPLCISGRYRWAGDGVTALGSFIPAGLEAQQATACWEYARRVCGAIGADIGVFHLEIMVTPRGPVLVEFNPRVMGGGLPAAYRHATGQEVYAALLDVLAGADDVAAPPFRAGCTAVRVVIPREAGRLGPDATLAPLDGHPAVKEVIGFGEYRTGPGSEVARGQALARFIVQDDDPAAVERTSELLLSRLEPLLGVPLMTGSYHPGSPERPGSAR comes from the coding sequence ATGCACCTGGCCTTCGTCGACTCCAACCCCCCTGCCCTGCAAGCCATCAGGCTGGCCAAGAGCGCGGGACACCGGGTCACCTATCTGCAGTCCGCACACACCCAGTACCCGCTCACCGACGCCAACCTGGCCCTGGTCTCGTCCGTGGACCGGCTCGTCGACGGGCTGGTCACCACCGATCACGAGGTGGTGACCGCGGCGCTGGCCGAATGCCACGCCGCACACCCCATCGACTTCGTCACCACGCAGCACGAGATGTCCGCCGAGGCGGTGGCGGCGGCCTGCCGCGCACTGGGGCTGCGGGGCACCTCACCACAGGCAGTGCTCATCGCCCGGCGCAAGGACCGCACCCGGGCGGCGCTGCAGGCCGCGGGCCTGGCCTCGGCACACTTCGCGACCGCCACCGACGAGGCGGCGGCGCTGGCCGCGGCGGAGCGGATCGGCTACCCCGTGGTGTTCAAGCCACCGTCCGGGGCGGCCGGGCTGCTCGCCTGTGTGGTCCACGACGCGGCGGAGGCCAGGTCGGCCTGGCAGCGGCTGCAGCGCGGCCTCGATGCGGTGCCCGAGGACTGGCGCGGCCAGTTCCGGCGCGGCGTCCTCATCGAGGAGTTCCTGGTGGGGGAGCTGGTGTCGGTGGAGATCGGCGCCCGCGACGGCCGGTTCTTCCCGCTGTGCATCAGCGGCCGCTACCGCTGGGCGGGCGACGGGGTCACCGCCCTGGGGTCCTTCATCCCGGCCGGCCTGGAAGCGCAGCAGGCCACCGCGTGCTGGGAGTACGCCCGCCGGGTCTGCGGGGCGATCGGTGCCGACATCGGCGTCTTCCACCTGGAGATCATGGTCACCCCGCGGGGGCCCGTCCTGGTCGAGTTCAACCCCCGGGTGATGGGCGGCGGCCTGCCCGCCGCCTACCGCCACGCCACCGGGCAGGAGGTCTACGCCGCGCTGCTGGACGTCCTCGCCGGGGCCGACGACGTCGCCGCGCCGCCCTTCCGGGCCGGCTGCACCGCGGTCCGCGTCGTCATCCCCCGCGAGGCCGGCCGGCTCGGCCCCGACGCGACCCTGGCGCCCCTGGACGGGCACCCCGCTGTCAAGGAGGTCATCGGCTTCGGCGAGTACCGCACCGGCCCCGGCAGCGAGGTGGCCAGAGGCCAGGCGCTGGCCCGGTTCATCGTCCAGGATGACGACCCGGCGGCCGTCGAGCGGACCTCCGAGCTCCTGCTCAGCCGCCTGGAACCGCTGCTCGGCGTCCCCCTGATGACCGGCAGCTACCATCCCGGCAGCCCGGAGCGCCCGGGGAGCGCACGGTGA